The Thermus hydrothermalis nucleotide sequence GAGCGGGACCCACCGCCCCTCGCCCAGCTCTCCGCCCTCATCCGGCACTGGCTACACCGCGAGCCCCCTGATGACCCCGAGGCCTTCCTAGAGCTCGCCCGCCAGGCCCTCTGGCTGGAAAGGCGCTACCACCCCCGCTCCTCTTAGGAGCGGGGTAAGGCTTTGCGGATTTGTGGCCAACCCCTTGGCCACAAATAAGCGCTCAGGCAGATCGGCCCCAGGCGCGTGGAGAACGGGGGAAAGCGCATAGGGCTAGTCAGTTACCCTCCGCCACTTCCTCCCCCTCGCCCGTTTCCGGGCCTCCTCGTGGACGGCCTCGAGGGGGAGCGTCCCATCCAAAAACCGCTCCACCACGTGCCCCGGCACCACGTACCGCTTGCCCAGCTTGAAGCCATAGACCTTGGCCAGGGCATAGGCCAGATGCGGGCTTATCTTGTCCCACCCCACCGCTTCCATCACCTCTGGTACCGTGTAAAGCTCCAGGATAAGGGTTCCCCACCCAAGAGGGGAGGGAGGCCTTCCCCCCTCGCCCTCCCTCCCCGCCGCGGGGGTAAAGGTGGTACAATATTAGTCCCCCAAAATCGCGCGCATCGTGGGGTGGAAGTCCTCGAGGACCGCCACGTAGCCGGCCTCGAGGAGGGACCGCCCGGGGTGAGTTGATGGAGAAAATATTTTAGCGACGTTCATTAGTATTGGATTAGCATATTTGTACCGCTACTTTAGATACCGTGTCGCAGCGTCATGACGCTGCGTCAATCCCATCCCCCTTTATGCAATGCATGCATAACCCTGTTTCTAACGATCTTCTCGCCACCTCCCATAGAAAATTTCAACTTGACAATGTGTGTCGCAACGTGAAACAAAGGGTGCGTTTCACGCCCCAACGCTCCGACACTGCTTTTGTCGCAGGTGAATACTGGGTTTTCTTGCTTGCTATCGCTATTCTTCACTCTCATCAACCTTGCGCCTCATCTTATCAATCAAGAACACTTTTTAAGCGTGCCACAGGGCACACATACCATCTCCCCATTACTGACCTCCAATTTGACGAATATGCACGCTTAATTTGACTGAACTTAGTTAATACAAGTAGCGGTCAGCCCTTCCTTATCGCCCGAATGAACTTGTCGCAGATTACCAAAGCCCTCCACAACGGCACTGACCGCATTTTACTGTACAAAAACGTGACGAACGCCTTCCTTCGCCTCATTTCACTTTCCGCCGCCTAAGCTTCGCCTTCCGCCGCGTCTAGGAGCGGGTTCCTTCGCCTCCTTCGCCTTCCGTCGGGTCGCCGGATCTACTGCACACCTAATTTGGCGCATTACAGCATTACAACCGCAGAAACAGAACCCGGCTTACGCCCTGTCCCGGACCCCGAGCTTCGGCTCGGGGGTTTTTTCTTGGGCGAGGTGGGATACAGGTGGGTGATAAGTGGGAGGTGGTGGAAAACTGTGGGACTTCCGTGGTATACTGCCGCCAGCAAAGCCTTCCATGGGCACGGTGGCCACATCCCCCGGCACCTTGGGCCTAAGCCCCGGAAGGTGGGAGCAGGTGGGAGATGCCCTTCGGCGAGTACCAGTACAGCCTGGACGACAAAGGGCGGGTGGTAATCCCCGGCCCTTTTCGCGATTTCCTCGAGGACGGCCTGGTGCTCACCCGGGGCATGGAGGGCTGCCTCTACGTATTCCCCTCCGACCGCTGGCGCAAGATTGAGGAGCAGCTGGTCAACCTGCCCCTCACCGACAAGGAGGCCCGGGCTTTCGTGCGCTTCTTCTACTCGGGCGCCCACAAAACCCGCATGGACAACGCCTCCCGGGTCCTCATCCCTCCCCCCTTGCGCCAGTTCGCCGGGCTTACGGAAGGGGGCGAGGTGGTCATCGCCGGTGCGCCGGGAAGGCTGGAGATCTGGAGCCTGGAGCGCTGGTGGAAGGCCATTGAGGAGATCCTGCACAACCCGCCGGCCCCCGAGGCCCTGCGGGGACTTATTGGCTAGGGATTTATGGAGGGCATTACCGCGCACGTTCCCGTGATGTACCAAGAGGCCTTGGACCTCCTGGCGGTGAAACCAGGAGAGGTCTACGTGGACGCCACCCTGGGCGGGGCGGGCCACACCCGGGGAATCCTGGAACGGGGGGGGCTGGTCATCGGCCTGGACCAGGACCCCGAGGCCGTGGCCCGGGCGGAAGCCTTGGGGCTT carries:
- the mraZ gene encoding division/cell wall cluster transcriptional repressor MraZ; protein product: MPFGEYQYSLDDKGRVVIPGPFRDFLEDGLVLTRGMEGCLYVFPSDRWRKIEEQLVNLPLTDKEARAFVRFFYSGAHKTRMDNASRVLIPPPLRQFAGLTEGGEVVIAGAPGRLEIWSLERWWKAIEEILHNPPAPEALRGLIG